The Natator depressus isolate rNatDep1 chromosome 8, rNatDep2.hap1, whole genome shotgun sequence genome window below encodes:
- the LOC141991822 gene encoding hexokinase-3-like, with the protein MSSGQKKPLVGKPPANQLSPTCPGHGLAGVSESSSPQAQSRHLTTKMQSSLQPLCLSLEKLHRVKDSMLEAMDRGLSRRTHAQATVRMLPTFIRSTPDGTERGEFLVLELGDTDLRVLLVELSGDTRQTVTVKDRRFPVSDAIAQGPGEKLFAFMATCLCEFLDGLRLPQRAFQLGFSFPFSCRQTRLDQSYLISWSKCFKCPGVEGRDVVELLQNAINKQDRYRIEVIAVVNDTTGTMMSCEASAEPCEVSLVVDAGTNSCFMAEARRVEVVEESLGRMGVVTGWGSFGDDGSLSDMLSPYDWLVDETSLNPGKERFEKMISGLYLGEIVRHILAELATQGGLFSGRTTPALLTKESVQTRDILEITDEQVGMARAQRVLRRLGLEASDQDCFSMQQVCSAVCIRAASLCAAGLAAILTHMRRNRELTRLKTSVAVDGAVVRDHAKFRQTLQQLVKQLAPECDVTLVQAEDGSGKGIAMVTAVASRLAAQRLQVNQTLALLKLSPDALGKVQALLRREMELGLKKETQATSSVRMLPTYICATPDGSERGDFLALDLGGTNFRVLLVQVGAREQGGVRIVSEVYSIPPQVAQGPGSQLFDHIVECIADFQTKQGMMGQTLPLGFTFPFPCQQTSLDQHFALDVVAIVNDTVGTMMSCGYDDPSCEVGLIVGTGTNACYMEELRNVGTLAGGEGRMCVNMEWGAFGDNGCLDAFFTPFDRQLRAGGAGDCAAPRPTLQRHLPAVRRRLGERGRAHRSCCLSCHPPPTGLSLPGVGRSSGSLQAICTPARGC; encoded by the exons ATGAGTTCCGGCCAGAAGAAGCCCTTGGTGGGGAAGCCCCccgcgaaccagctgagcccCACATGCCCTGGCCATGGGCTGGCTGGTGTCAGCGAGAGCAGCAGCCCCCAGGCCCAGAGCCGGCACCTCACCACAAAG atgcagagctccctgcagcccctgtgccTGTCCCTGGAGAAGCTCCATCGGGTCAAGGACAGCATGCTGGAGGCCATGGACCGGGGGCTGAGCCGCCGGACACACGCCCAAGCCACAGTGCGCATGCTGCCCACCTTCATCCGCTCCACCCCGGACGGCACCG AGAGAGGCGAATTCCtggtgctggagctgggagaCACCGACCTGCGGGTGCTGCTGGTGGAGCTGTCGGGGGACACGCGCCAGACGGTGACGGTGAAGGACCGGCGCTTTCCTGTGTCAGACGCAATCGCCCAGGGCCCTGGCGAGAAG CTCTTTGCCTTCATGGCGACATGCCTGTGTGAGTTCCTGGACGGGCTCCGCTTGCCCCAGAGGGCCTTCCAGCTGggcttctccttccccttctcctgcAGGCAGACGCGGCTGGACCAG agctACCTGATCTCCTGGAGCAAATGCTTCAAGTGCCCTGGTGTGGAGGGGAGAGACGTGGTGGAGTTACTGCAAAATGCCATCAACAAGCAAGAT CGCTACCGCATCGAGGTCATCGCTGTGGTGAACGACACCACTGGCACCATGATGAGCTGCGAGGCCAGTGCAGAGCCGTGCGAGGTCAGCCTGGTTGTCG ACGCTGGCACCAACAGCTGCTTCATGGCGGAGGCGCGGCGCgtggaggtggtggaggagagccTGGGCCGGATGGGCGTGGTCACCGGCTGGGGTTCCTTCGGGGACGACGGCAGCTTGAGCGACATGCTGAGCCCCTACGACTGGCTGGTGGACGAGACCTCCCTGAACCCAGGGAAGGAGAG GTTCGAGAAGATGATCAGTGGCTTGTACTTGGGCGAGATCGTCCGGCACATTCTGGCCGAGCTGGCCACTCAGGGCGGGCTCTTCAGCGGGCGCACGACCCCTGCCCTCCTGACCAAGGAGTCGGTCCAGACCCGGGACATCCTGGAGATCACAGA CGAGCAGGTGGGAATGGCCAGGGCGCAGCGTGTCCTGCggcggctggggctggaggcgAGCGACCAGGACTGCTTCAGCATGCAGCAGGTGTGCAGCGCCGTCTGCATTCGCGCCGCCAGCCTGTGTGCTGCCGGCCTGGCCGCCATCCTCACCCACATGCGCAGGAACCGGGAGCTGACCCGCCTGAAGACCAGCGTGGCCGTGGACGGAGCCGTGGTCCGGGACCACGCCAA GTTCAGGCAGACGCTGCAGCAGCTGGTGAAGCAGCTGGCCCCCGAGTGCGACGTCACCTTGGTGCAGGCGGAGGATGGCAGCGGCAAGGGGATTGCCATGGTGACCGCAGTGGCATCTAGGCTGGCAGCCCAGCGCCTCCAGGTGAACCAAACCCTGGCGCTGCTGAAGCTCTCGCCCGATGCCCTGGGCAAGGTGCAGGCCTTGCTGAGACGGGAGATGGAGCTGGGGCTGAAGAAGGAGACGCAGGCCACGTCCTCCGTCCGCATGCTGCCCACCTACATCTGTGCCACACCCGACGGCTCGG AGAGAGGCGACTTCTTGGCTCTGGACCTGGGCGGCACCAACTTCCGGGTGCTGCTGGTGCAGGTGGGCGCCCGGGAGCAGGGCGGCGTGCGGATCGTCAGCGAGGTGTACTCCATCCCGCCCCAGGTGGCCCAGGGCCCGGGCAGCCAG CTCTTTGACCACATCGTGGAGTGCATCGCGGACTTCCAGACCAAGCAGGGCATGATGGGCCAGACGCTGCCGCTCGGCttcaccttccccttcccctgccagcaGACCAGCCTGGAccag CACTTTGCGCTGGACGTGGTTGCCATAGTGAACGACACCGTGGGAACCATGATGTCGTGCGGCTACGACGACCCCAGCTGTGAGGTCGGCCTCATTGTGG GCACGGGCACCAACGCCTGCTACATGGAGGAGCTGCGGAACGTGGGCACcctggcggggggggaagggcggATGTGCGTCAACATGGAGTGGGGGGCGTTCGGCGACAACGGCTGCCTGGACGCGTTCTTCACCCCCTTCGACAGACAG cttcGCGCAGGAGGTGCAGGGGACTGTGCAGCGCCTCGCCCCACGCTGCAGCGTCACCTTCCTGCAGTCAGAAGACGGCTCGGGGAAAGGGGCCGCGCTCATCGCAGCTGTTGCCTCTCGTGTCACCCGCCACCAACGGGCCTGAGCCTGCCTGGTGTAGGGAGGAGCTCGGGCTCTCTGCAGGCTATTTGCACCCCCGCCCGAGGCTGCTGA